The Aspergillus luchuensis IFO 4308 DNA, chromosome 6, nearly complete sequence genome segment GTTCCGAACAGTCCACTTGATGGACGGGTGCCAGTTCACATCCCATGTTCCTAGAAGGTTTCCTCCCAAAAAGTACGATGGAAAAATACCCTTTACGTAGAGAGTTGACTcgtattaaaaaaaattgcTGGGTGCACCTTGATCAGAGGTGGTGTGTTCCACTTATAAATTGGTTGACCAGCAACTGGAGTGCCAACCACATCCGCTAATTGTTTTTTGAGTTTTGCCATTATtcattttatcttattttctttcttttgttaCTATCGCGGCTGTCGGGGATTCAAAGCATATGACTGTGGAAAAATTGCACTCGGGCAGCAAAATGAGTGGACCAATTTAGCATCTTTGTCTCGCTTCCCATTTTTACTACTTGCATAAATCTCGTCGTAAAAATAGGGATCCTTGATATGTAATTCCCCAGGGTTGACTCGCACTATGGGCCCCTTTGCCTCTTGTAAGTATGATGAAAGCTAACTCTCTCTGAGCATCAGTTTTACCATAGTGTCCATGCATTCGCTCCACCTCCCAGATGTATATCCCCCCGTTGACTACATCGTAATCAAACTCGTACAAACTCGTAGCGGCAGCTAATTTTGGGCCTGGTATTCCACGGAGAGGGTGCAGTATCAGACGATAGATCGTACGCAGGCACAAAAAGACAAAGATGGCAAGTATGGCCCCGTAGTAGTCTATTTTGAGGTATAATTTAGTGCTCCAGGGGTTAACAATCGTCGCAGTAGATATTACTCTCAGCTGGCTGATTTTCTGGATGATATCGAGGATAGGCAAATGCGAGTACACTCGCAGTGACTGAAGGGAGTCCAAAAATTCGAGTTTCTGCTGCCTCTTATGCTACATCTATGCGACGCAAGGGTTAAATCAGCAACAGAACACATGTATCATTGGGTGTTCTCGATTACGTGCAACCAATAACCCGAAGGCGAGACACTTCCATATCGTCAACAGGAGCACGACATAACCCAACAACGTATCAGCTTGGCTCACAAGCTCTGCAGCCAGCATTCGGTTTAGCGAGACATGATTCATGGCCGGACGCTCGAAGCCCATTTTGGAAATGTAGTTGAAGCAGAAACATAGCCGTTTGCAAGACGTTGGCAACACGGATTAGGCCGTAGCGGAGTCTAGTGTTGAGTACTATGACATAGTAGATTGCTGCGTCACTTAGCTTGTGCTGCCTCAGTCGGTGGATCTGGTGTTAGGTGCGAAGAGTGACACGATGAAGCGCCGGGCATATAAATGGAAGCTTACCTAGTACAGTCAGTCGAGTCCAGCAAAATAGATATGTTCCAGAAAGACCCATGCTAGCTGCATAAGCGCATTAGTGAACATCTCGCTAGCACCAGATAGATGGAATCGACTTCGGATCCTGGAAACAACTTTCAATATAAAACAGAGAAAAAGCCCATTGATTTCTGAGCGGAGCCAGCCGACAAAGTACGACGGTGACGATCGGAGGTCGCCTGACTCGTTGTCAGCAAGGGATAACATCATGGTTGTTTGCGAATGTCGTGGCATCGAAGCTATCGACGCTtcagctactactactactattatccCCGCATCGGCTCCAGAAATATCGCCGACAGGATGATATCTCCCCTCACAGTGCACTAACGACGAAATAACATCGATTTCATAACAAATCTCAGCAGAATGGATGGTGCGTCGACAGCGGAAAATCTTCTTAATGGTCATTCGATTTTTCGAATTGATCACgaagtaagtagttatgGCTTTGATTCCTCCAAGGTAGcgatcggtggtggtgggccTGTGGTTTGGATGTTGACCCAATGCGCTGCATCCCCCGCAGTATCGCTTTGACTGATCGGATGAGTTACGGAAACCCTCTTTGTCCCCTCTACAATTGCATCGATGAAGTACTGGTGTGATTGGGATGGTAGGATTATTGACCTTAGTGGGAAGAAACGACATGAAACTTGGCAGGATATATGAACCACCGGTTATGTGACATATCTTCAAGATAGTATCATCATGGCTAATGTCAACTTGACTTTAAGAAATAGGTAATCATAGAAGAACATTGTGGTCATCAACTTTGGCATTATCAGGCACCAGGCCTTATAATAAAGGAATCTAGCTGTCCTCACAGCACATATACAAGTTCGTGGTTCTCCCAATCGGtaagatccatccatctggtATATGGTTAGATAGAATTTCCACAATATCAGGAATGCATTGACTTACTCTTGGTTCTCCATTGGCGCGTAACCTGGACTTGCACGAATACGtgccttcttctcattctgTACAcggtaccaccaccagatgAACGCGAGGATGAACAGGCAAACTCCCCAGCAGACAATAATGGTAATCTCTGCAGGAACATAGCGTGGTGCGTCTTGGGGACGGAAGACTTGGGGGCCTTGATTATATGTCCGTCAGTTGTGATGTTTCATCAATACGAACTGGGATAAAAGTATACCGATAATGTTTCCTGCACAGTATCCAATGAGGTAGATCGCCGCAACagtcgtcttcttcgtgtAGCCAGCTACGTTAGACGAAATCATGGCGAGCAGTGCCACAAACGGCGTGGCGCTTGCCAGCGTCATGTAGTAGCCTATTAACCGACCGACATTATTCGTAAGAGGGAGTGCAACAACGAGTATCATGCCGATAATGGAAGCTATGAGACCGCCCGTGCTGCAAAGCAGCTGTTGGTTTGTATATTGCCCGAGAAAGCCGCTTCCAAGCAGGGAGATGACTTCGATGGCACCGCCGGGAACACCGTAGATAAGACTCTGTTCTTCCGTGTATCCGAAGCTAGTGATCTATGGCAGCCGGACTGGTCAGTACATGGCAGGTTGGAATAGGAGTAAGGGCAAACGAACCAATTGACTGAAGAAGTTCGTAATGCCGCCGTTCGGGATATCAGCGATGAGGGcatagaaaaaaaaggccCATGTCATAGGGTCTAACAAAGCTTCCTTCACTTGGTGAATCTTGAAATGCTTGTTTCCGATTCCTTGCTGATTGACACGCACGCGcgcaagggcaaggacacggtcttccttcttgagcCATCTAGCGTTGAGCTGATTGTCTGGAACGACCCAGAGGAAGATCAGTCCCAGACAAACAGTCAAAAGGCCAGTCACGAGGAAAATAATCTTCCATGGCTCAATGGAAGAGCCATGGCGGTCGGTTCCAACGGCAATACCATACGCAACCAAGCCACCAAAGATCTGACCCCATCCGTTGAAGCTGAACCAGATGTTGACTCGACTGCCTTGTTCTGCTTTGGTATACCACTATTATATGTAAGATAATTGAAGATTGGCTGAGCCGGAGGGTAGTGACACTCACCTGAGAGGTCAGCAAAGCAAATCCGGGGGTGACAGACGCTTCAAAGACACCGAGAAAGAATCTGTAGGATAGTGATCAGTAAGTGAAGTGAAACATGTTTTGAACAGGCCATTTACCGGATAGCAATGGCGCCAGAGAAGTTATTTACTGCGGCAAAGCAGCATAGGATCGCTCCCCAGATTATAATGCAAGCGGCAGAGTACTTTCCCAGTGGAAGTCTCTGGAGGAGCCGGTTGGTCGGGTATTCCCATGCCAGGTAGCCTTTATTGTGTCAGTCCAGTGTACCATGTATCATATTGGTAGAGTGTGTTGGACTAACCGAAATAGAACAGACTTCCAAGCCACTGGTAATTGTCGCCGACGAGGTTCAAGTCTGTCTTGATGCCCATAATACTAGCATAGGATAATGTTGTCTCTGCGAATCATTAGTATGAACTTTGGGAGGCTACCGCGGAATACACTAACTGTCTAAGAAATTCATTCCATAGACAAGACACATGATCGGCATGATGTGCCAATCAATTATCCGAAGTAACCTTTTGTTTGTCTCCTCATCGAGTGTGATAACTTCACCATGGAGGTCTTCAAAAACCGCCAGTGCCTCGTCTGCATCCTTCGCGTGCTCCGCAATTGTCGGGTCAATTTTCTCTGTTGTGCCAGTCTCCTCGTCCACCGTCATTGGTGGGGGAGACTTCTCAGTCTTCTCATCCGCCATGTTAAATCTGGCTCAGAAAGGAGGGTTAATTTGGTGGCCGCGGcagcggggaagaagggagaggtTGTTAGTAGTCGTCGGAGAATTTTCAATCTGGCGACAGCTGTCTCCTTTTAAGGGATGTCACTTCATTCCGAAAAACTCGTCATCCGACCCCCATCGGAAGCACAACGAGGCGAGTTTCTTTTATCAACTTGGCACAGGGGGTCTCACTCGCTACCTCGGTGATAAGCCGCTGGTCAATGTCATGTTATCTGGTATCAATCTGGGGTAACGGACGAGGAGCTTATCGATGGAACCAATGGATCCACGTCTCCCAACCGAAGGCCCACTTAGAGTGTCTTGGTCagggatgaggggaagcACTGAGATGGCCCAGGAGTGTATTAGTTagtaatgatgatgaggggaagTTGGGAGGAGATCGCGAGAAGGTTGGGGCGACACCAGTTGGAGACCAATGAGGACCGGCATCGGGGTCTTATCCATTGGATGAAGTAGCCGAGAGCAAGCTCGAGCATCCAACTAAACTAGTAAAGTTTCACGGGAGGCGATAGGACaaggatgggaatggaacGATGGAAGGATAGGAGCTGCATGGATCGGCCCTTATCACGCGACGGACATGGCGTCCAACGCCCGGATGTGACGTCTGGGGCCTCGGGCTGGGGTGACTGTCTGGGTAAGCTTTGCAACGATCAGGGAGGAAGCATTTCTAGAGGGCAAATTCTTTTAAGTCCGCCACATATTCTCGGAAGTATCGTACTTCAATTGCAGTAACTGGTTGGGATGCAGTTGAAGCCGAGTCAGCATTGCTTATCTGCGACAACAATTAAGCTTATCACCGCCCTTATCAGCCACCCGTCGCCATTTGCTCTACGCAAGAGTTACAGGATTAACTGCTTATCTGCATCAAATCGTCGTACCGCATTAATCCCGTGCCACACATAATAGCCTGCAGGATCAATACCGTTTTGACATCCGATGCCGCAGTCTGACTACCCGTGCTCGACATTAGTTTGTATGCGTATCGTTGCGGCAAGTTGCATTTCTATATCATTCATAATCAAAAaatttccccctccttttatagtattagttTCCGCCGACACGGGCCAGGTACGCCTCCCAACCTTCCTTCTGGTACTGTTGCGCAGCCTGCACCGGGTCCGGCGCGGCGTAGATACCGCGACCCGCGATAATGAAGTCAGCACCCCGACCGATAGCCGATGCGGGCGTCTGGTACTGCTGACCGAGCTTATCTCCCTTGGACGAAATGTTCACACCAGTCGTGAAGACCACAaagtcctcctcatccgaaGGAGAGCTGACTTCCGACTGCACCTCACCCAACGAGCGGGTCGACACAAATCCCATGACGAAGTTCTTGTATTTCCGGGCATAATCAACCGAAGAAGTAGTGTACTGGCCGGTGGCCAAGGAACCCTTAGAGGTCATTTCCGCCAAGATCAACAGACCACGTTCGGGACCGTAGCCGAAGTCCGGTGCAGACGCCGTCTGAGCGAGAGCCTCGACGATACCCTCACCAGGTAGGATGCTGCAGTTGATGATGTGGGCCCATTCCGAGATGCGGAGGGTACCACGGTGGTATTGCTTCTGGACAGTGTTGCCGATGTCAATGAATTTGCGGTcctcgaagatgaggaagttgtGCTTCTGCGCAAGAGCCTTGAGGCCCTCAATAGTCTCGTCGCTGAAGTCAGAGAGAATATCGATGTGGGTTTTGATCACGGCGATGTAGGGACCGAGACCTGCAGTCCGGTATCACCGTTAATAAGTTTGCATGCAGCATAAACAGGCAGAGTAGCGGGTCGGCCTACGGTCAGCAAGATCTAGTAGCTCCTTAGTGGTGGTAACGTCAGCCGAGACGGTCACAttggtcttcttggcctcagcAATTTCGAACAGCCTCTTGGCCAGAGCATTGGGGTGCTTGCTGGCACGGGCAGTGTAGGTCAATTGCGACTTGGAGGACATGGTGTCGGTGGAGGGGTTAATGCGGGGATGAAAGAGGCTTGTGCAATGAGAGTAGCTTGGAGTTTCGACTGATGGGCCCTAATTGGTAGATCCAGAGATGTGCAGATACTACCGAATAATTTAGCAGCGACTGGCCCTTATAATGAGGTGAAACAAATGACAACGTTCAATGTCGAGCAAAAAGAGGAAGCTCAGTAAAATCATCGCGAGCCCCTCCACGCACCAGCCACATCGGGGGTGGATTGCTCCGCCTCCGACCCGTGGGGTTCAGCCACACCTGCGAAAAGGCGGAGTTCCTTCCATTGAATGTGCCACACCCGAGGTTCATTGGAGAGCTCGTATTCCCTGCTGCACATGGGGAAATAGACCACGTCAATCAGAAAGCCATTGTCATTGCCGACCCTAGCAGTACGCAAAGTAAACGCGTTGAGTAGTAATATACAATAGTAGAGGTTATTACATATAGCTGGTATAGCCAACACCGCCAATCACACCCACGAAGTCAATCCAAACTTAAAAGTAGGAAATCAACTCCCTCGCGACTCCAAAAGAGGTCAATCCCCAAAGAGCTCCCTGCGCAAGCAAGTAGAAGCTGCCGTACAAACGACCGCGACCCCGCGGCTTGCCGGAGTACACGTATCCGTAAAGGAACAGTGAGCGACCGAGAACCCAGATGCTTCCAAGGCCAGTTGCCAACTGGGGGTACTTCAATCCAGCCACCAGGATGAAGAGCATAGTTTGGCTGGAGTTCTCAAGGAAGTTGGCATGAGCGCGCTGAGCGCAGTTGAACTGCTCAGCCTTGGGCTGCACGATTGGGAATGTATGTTAGCTCGAGGAATCTTGTTCGTCCGGGGTTGGCTTACGTTGGTCTTGCACTGCTCTACGGTCGCATAGCAGTGAGGGTAGGGGCAATCGGCGTGCTTACGGAGACGAGACACGACGGCGCCATGGACGAAGCTCAGGACGGGGATGGCGCCCAGAGCGACGGCAATGACGGAGCTGCAGGATGATTAGCATCAGGCTATATGGGACCTAGTGGCATTGTTTGTTGGGTTTGTAGAATTGGCACATACCCGTAGTTTTCAGGGACGGTCAGAGTAAGCATGGTGGGATATTAACTTGTAGTGTTTTCAATTTGAATCGGCTATGACTAGGCGGTATTAGGAAGTCTAGAAGAAGCCGAAAGTGATTCAGTTTATATAGTCGGCGATTGATGGGGCGCAAGAGCGGCCGGATGCGGATCCAGAGCATCCTTGGCGGAACCCTGAAGACCCGACTCCGACAGCGTTGCCATTCACACCCGAAGAAATAGTCAACCGCGAACAGAACACGTCCTATAATGGGCACTGCAGTAAGCAAGATGAATGAGACAGAAAAACCTAGAAGGTTCTGTTGTGAGGAGCGCCGATCGTACAGAATCATTGactttgcttgctttgcttttcgacaaacaaaaaaaagaaaaacaggCTAAAGTTGATGGCATTTATTTACATCTATGGCAAACAGCGGACAAGTACGTGCCACTACGTTCACATTCGACTCACACTACCATACTTCGCTTGCCAGGCAAAGAAGTACAGCAATGCTCCCAAAGGCTGGCCGACAAGACAGAAACTAACCCAAAAAATGGAATTGCCTATCACCTTCCCAGTAGGGTCTTGGATCTTCTCCAATGGGGCGGTGATAATGATCAGCGGTAGTTGAAACATCATGCCCGCAAATGCCACACCTGGCTTGGTTAGTTTGGGCCGAAAACAAAGCGGGAGAATGATTCATACCGATAAAATTATGCGTGGGAATACCCACAAGAACCTCATGCAGGACAGCAGAGAGAGCGAAGACAACCGTGCTCGCCGCAAGAGGATGCCACCCACGACCAACAAGCGGCGAGTAGACATGTCGCTTCATGAAGAGGTATACAGGCCGGTTCCATGACCGCCAATACACTCCAAGACTGGAGCTATTCCACCAATCAGTGTAGAACTCACGGTCTCCGAACCGCATCACCTCAGCCAAAGCATTCAGCAGTGACTGGAAGAGCGCAAAGAACCCGGCCAGCCAGATGATAAGAGAGATTGTGGACAGTTTCATCACGCGCTCCAGAATAGATGCGATGTCCATGACGGCAATCTTGTCGATCGAATTGCGCAAGACGGGGGCCGCATACTGAGCAGATAGAAGCCAGATGAACACGGCTAGGCAGAAGAACTCAGACAGGCGCTTGGCCACGAACGACCACCGGATGTGTGACGATCTGGGGTATACTGGCTGATAAACTAGCGTAGGCGCCAACCAAAAGTAGACCAGGTTCCCCAGGGTGATATTGTTGGGGTATGGGCAAGCCGAATATATTTCCGGGAGGGCGGATTCGACAGAAGGGTTGAGCATGGCCTCGCGGAGGTCGCGATTGGTGAAGGCATACGAACAAATTTTGAACGACACAATAAGAGCTTGAAGCTCACAAAGGGTGCCAATACCTGGGTGGTGAACATAGAAATACACGACAAAGCTCGTAATTCCCAAACTCAGAAGGGTGTTCACGCAGTGGAAGAAAGCGGAGATCCACCATGTGTTTTTGAAGATGCG includes the following:
- the pyrG gene encoding orotidine-5'-phosphate decarboxylase pyrG (BUSCO:EOG09263Q7N;~COG:F;~EggNog:ENOG410PFIV;~InterPro:IPR011060,IPR014732,IPR018089,IPR013785, IPR001754;~PFAM:PF00215;~go_function: GO:0003824 - catalytic activity [Evidence IEA];~go_function: GO:0004590 - orotidine-5'-phosphate decarboxylase activity [Evidence IEA];~go_process: GO:0006207 - 'de novo' pyrimidine nucleobase biosynthetic process [Evidence IEA];~go_process: GO:0044205 - 'de novo' UMP biosynthetic process [Evidence IEA]) codes for the protein MSSKSQLTYTARASKHPNALAKRLFEIAEAKKTNVTVSADVTTTKELLDLADRLGPYIAVIKTHIDILSDFSDETIEGLKALAQKHNFLIFEDRKFIDIGNTVQKQYHRGTLRISEWAHIINCSILPGEGIVEALAQTASAPDFGYGPERGLLILAEMTSKGSLATGQYTTSSVDYARKYKNFVMGFVSTRSLGEVQSEVSSPSDEEDFVVFTTGVNISSKGDKLGQQYQTPASAIGRGADFIIAGRGIYAAPDPVQAAQQYQKEGWEAYLARVGGN
- a CDS encoding MAPEG family protein (COG:O;~EggNog:ENOG410PS21;~InterPro:IPR023352,IPR001129;~PFAM:PF01124;~TransMembrane:3 (o12-32i81-104o124-145i)), which translates into the protein MLTLTVPENYGSVIAVALGAIPVLSFVHGAVVSRLRKHADCPYPHCYATVEQCKTNPKAEQFNCAQRAHANFLENSSQTMLFILVAGLKYPQLATGLGSIWVLGRSLFLYGYVYSGKPRGRGRLYGSFYLLAQGALWGLTSFGVARELISYF
- a CDS encoding allantoate permease family MFS transporter (COG:G;~EggNog:ENOG410PI9I;~InterPro:IPR011701,IPR036259;~PFAM:PF07690;~TransMembrane:10 (i64-82o136-154i161-181o201-220i232-252o336-357i364-387o393-413i425-446o458-478i);~go_function: GO:0022857 - transmembrane transporter activity [Evidence IEA];~go_process: GO:0055085 - transmembrane transport [Evidence IEA]), with translation MADEKTEKSPPPMTVDEETGTTEKIDPTIAEHAKDADEALAVFEDLHGEVITLDEETNKRLLRIIDWHIMPIMCLVYGMNFLDKTTLSYASIMGIKTDLNLVGDNYQWLGSLFYFGYLAWEYPTNRLLQRLPLGKYSAACIIIWGAILCCFAAVNNFSGAIAIRFFLGVFEASVTPGFALLTSQWYTKAEQGSRVNIWFSFNGWGQIFGGLVAYGIAVGTDRHGSSIEPWKIIFLVTGLLTVCLGLIFLWVVPDNQLNARWLKKEDRVLALARVRVNQQGIGNKHFKIHQVKEALLDPMTWAFFFYALIADIPNGGITNFFSQLITSFGYTEEQSLIYGVPGGAIEVISLLGSGFLGQYTNQQLLCSTGGLIASIIGMILVVALPLTNNVGRLIGYYMTLASATPFVALLAMISSNVAGYTKKTTVAAIYLIGYCAGNIIGPQVFRPQDAPRYVPAEITIIVCWGVCLFILAFIWWWYRVQNEKKARIRASPGYAPMENQEWMDLTDWENHELVYVL
- a CDS encoding putative diacylglycerol O-acyltransferase (DgaT) (COG:I;~EggNog:ENOG410PHMB;~InterPro:IPR014371,IPR027251,IPR004299;~PFAM:PF03062;~TransMembrane:8 (o82-101i122-143o178-204i295-314o344-363i406-427o439-458i470-496o);~go_function: GO:0004144 - diacylglycerol O-acyltransferase activity [Evidence IEA];~go_function: GO:0008374 - O-acyltransferase activity [Evidence IEA];~go_process: GO:0019432 - triglyceride biosynthetic process [Evidence IEA]) codes for the protein MSPTQEASHSPSTAVSTGTDIHTSPQEPMNGKASNGHPPKGTNGATKTNWRRRSKYRHVEAYHSKIRHSSLSREPNVTASFLGFRNLMVIVLVAMNLRLIIENFMKYGVLICIRCHDYRRQDVVLGSALFALVPFHLYVSYLIELAAARQAKNILGQKKKDGSTEANESEQRIFKNTWWISAFFHCVNTLLSLGITSFVVYFYVHHPGIGTLCELQALIVSFKICSYAFTNRDLREAMLNPSVESALPEIYSACPYPNNITLGNLVYFWLAPTLVYQPVYPRSSHIRWSFVAKRLSEFFCLAVFIWLLSAQYAAPVLRNSIDKIAVMDIASILERVMKLSTISLIIWLAGFFALFQSLLNALAEVMRFGDREFYTDWWNSSSLGVYWRSWNRPVYLFMKRHVYSPLVGRGWHPLAASTVVFALSAVLHEVLVGIPTHNFIGVAFAGMMFQLPLIIITAPLEKIQDPTGKVIGNSIFWVSFCLVGQPLGALLYFFAWQAKYGSVSRM